One part of the Pseudopipra pipra isolate bDixPip1 chromosome 3, bDixPip1.hap1, whole genome shotgun sequence genome encodes these proteins:
- the LOC135410913 gene encoding cullin-9-like isoform X6, protein MRWQILEIIGFGDWWEDPAAQEKEYSPIKSFNLDTVAQPFLCKPLGGLYSLPYLGQPLTKAAEALSRAEWWELLFFVKKLEAQEQKEITSLIQHDQGEQVDEEALIRLSVPVELAQKVLQVLEKRCQGSTLRDLRGCRVYARYFLSRGAEQDGGRSTAVSSEGSGCRSIGREATMAKAAKEDLSAAAVPPQAPSVAVKSDSQLFSELLRSEGLCFPEVMEEQIKVLGSTKGVSESGSLAEIAAMVDVIESSSSAVGLRLTGLKQILKILEEEPKSEQQVGTAQGRLGTGSAGEKLVQVAVELLSTEVAEKALVAVTLRLLAVLMAQHDWRVPFATEGGVQAVLACMQQHSSSALVQQAGLAALKVLVGAADGEPGGGKSLSWNHADVQMMREIFASIGSASSEGSASLLSTIPAALSTMQRVPGGSSGVQNGLLVVNMLMDGHRGLAEQLASCDLPAVLQSCWRDGQSSGCPHAVLALRAINRLAEHGLPLGLKAAGREVPLDLKGVQMLLGSLEDGALSKEVVVALERQLCGEGPVPSGQVAQLLQDHSCFRLLLRSLELLGVEKAVSLSILRILNKFLDSYQEDVLPWHECVEPCVSSLSAHSSSWEVLQEVVGFLHRLATASKDCVVVMCHVGTHEALSKALEKHSVAPSLAPALLNLVTDCEKYTSLYKKLTTRILAGCIQLVLGQIEEHRRSHQPITIPFFDVFLQNLCRGECWEWELTPVLAWWLKALCSLSTVSSLEVKEDKCWEKVQVSSNPHQASKLTDRNPKTYWESNGSTGSHFITVHMQCGVVIREMSMLVASEDSSYMPSRVVVLGGDSPATIRTELNTVTILPSDSRVILLENMTRFWPIIQIRVKRCQQGGIDTRVRGIEVLGPKPTFWPVFKEQLCRRTFLSCTAQARAWGQEICRDRGQLLQLFGRLNRALQHEQGFADRFLPDDEAAWALGRTCWEALVNPLVQSITSPDPDGISPLAWLLREYLESVEPPHRARGHRAAFGSCVRRLTQLLVHVDPGGPEPEETRAAGGKAGKNKEVPARAAKAVVEKSSGLWGISQCWRGVVQQQVQQFLEAAGQVPDLAEQYCGLYQRLRSATEELFGQQAAFMLALGQGFAGALLQLSFLTALHVSEQFARYLDVQIQELRRAAQGSTGPLERLQQFLEPFVVFGGLELAHSFEHFYRHYLGDRLLTQGPSWLEGGIVEQIGLCFPSRFPQDMLSNLAESEELQRQFCLFQLQEQDKRLLELDTGLDEVLETASVADVPEVKVLALSPRCWPVSPLCYMDNPGRFFSAMLSSPLDEFADFCRQSQSQLGWECTKPQRLQWTWLGHAELQFGDCVLHVSTLQMYILLCFNSAEEVAVEALLQATGLPADLVHHALTPLTHGQGVLVQSCTLGGALRLNQVALAQASGRHLRLLPQQRYLRTERAEVSALERKRNVLCCLITRILKVEKQLHVDNLVFRVIDACQKGRLGPGVQFLSFCCHSVDVLSCVLHLLNQGYLRRQEGRPHVLEYISAEPTTPLGGQAQMTFQCRPPQASPDEDSIDSLHWLNPGIDRAEEYLMAMLQVPMGHTLSPEEAKLLMNQTVQQVQDTLSISDDVARHLLMHCRWNVDFLIQCYVENRDALLISSGLQVQDVQPPPSPGTHCPVCVNRLCPTEKPPMLCCMHYCCKPCWSEYLTTRIEQNMVVNCTCPISECCAQPTTAFIYSIVSSEDIIAKYEKALLRRYVECCSNLTWCTNPQGCDQILLKDGLGYGAACSKCSWISCFNCNFPEAHYPASCSHISQWVDDDGYYEGMTSEAQSKHLAKLISKHCPNCQAQIEKNEGCLHMTCTKCSHGFCWRCLKPWRPNHKDYYNCSAMVSKAAWQEKRFQDYNERCTFHHHAREFATSLRNSISSIREMPKIRNLTFVLDACKVLEQARKVLAYSCVYSYYNQDTESMDIVEQQAESLELLTNALQILLEETLLQYQDLASSLQLLKAEHFSAGLELVRQIKERLFAILWHSTQQDFHVGLQSSGDPGQRKLKLANVPTSALAYTGQKRTILCDSPNTDEGGKEVEDEEYDPQWQEDYDDVDDLDEDNFMIDNGSDCDSYFDDDDSYHS, encoded by the exons ATGCGTTGGCAAATATTGGAGATTATTGGCTTTGGAGACTGGTGGGAAGATCCTGCTGCTCAGGAAAAGGAATATAGTCCAATAAAGAGCTTTAATCTAGACACAG tTGCACAGCCATTTTTGTGCAAGCCCTTGGGAGGTCTGTACTCCCTGCCTTACCTGGGGCAGCCGCTGACCAAGGCTGCAGAGGCCCTGAGCCGTGCCGAGTGGTGggagctgctcttctttgtgAAGAAGCTGGAAGCACAAGAGCAGAAAGAGATCACCTCTCTCATCCAGCATGACCAGGGAGAGCAG GTGGATGAAGAAGCCCTGATCCGGCTGTCGGTACCTGTGGAGCTGGCCCAGAAGGTGCTGCAGGTCTTGGAGAAGCGATGCCAGGGCAGCACTCTGCGTGACCTGCGTGGCTGCCGCGTCTATGCCAGATACTTCCTCAGTAGGGGAGCTGAGCAGGATGGTGGGAGAAGTACTGCAGTGTCCTCAgagggcagtggctgcaggagcaTTGGCCGTGAAGCCACGATGGCCAAGGCAGCAAAGGAAGAcctttctgcagctgcagtgccGCCCCAAGCCCCCAGTGTGGCAGTGAAGTCCGATTCCCAGCTGTTCAGCGAGCTCCTTAGGAGTGAagggctgtgcttcccagaGGTGATGGAGGAGCAGATCAAAG TGTTGGGCAGCACCAAAGGGGTGAGCGAGAGCGGCTCGCTGGCCGAGATTGCAGCCATGGTGGACGTGATcgagagcagcagctcagcgGTGGGGCTGCGCTTAACTGGGCTCAAGCAAATCTTGAAGATCCTGGAAGAGGAGCCCAAGTCCGAGCAGCAAgttggcacagcccagggcaggctggggaCCGGGAGCGCTGG GGAGAAGCTGGTGCAAGTGgcagtggagctgctgagcACTGAGGTGGCAGAGAAGGCGCTGGTGGCGGTGACGCTGCGGCTGCTGGCCGTGCTGATGGCACAGCACGACTGGCGTGTGCCGTTTGCCACGGAGGGTGGTGTGCAGGCCGTGCTGGCCTGCATGCAGCAACACAGCTCCTCCGCCCTGGTGCAGCAGGCTGGCCTGGCG GCCCTGAAGGTGCTGGTGGGAGCTGCAGATGGTGAGCCAGGAGGTGGGAAGTCCTTGTCCTGGAACCATGCTGACGTGCAGATGATGCGGGAGATCTTTGCCAGCATCGGCTCTGCCTCCAGCGAGGGCTCTGCCAGTCTGCTGAGTACTATCCCTGCTGCCCTGAGCACCATGCAGAGGGTCCCAGG GGGCTCCTCAGGAGTGCAGAACGGCTTGCTGGTGGTGAACATGCTGATGGATGGGCACCGGGGCCTTGCGGAGCAGCTGGCGAGTTGCGACCTCCCGGcggtgctgcagagctgctggagggatGGGCAGAGCAGCGGCTGCCCTCATGCGGTGCTGGCCCTTCGCGCCATCAACCGCCTCGCAGAGCACGGGCTGCCCCTGGGCCTGAAGGCAGCAG GCAGAGAAGTCCCACTGGACCTGAAGGGTGTGCAGATGCTTCTGGGCAGCCTGGAGGATGGCGCTTTGTccaaggaggtggtggtggCCCTGGAACGGCAGCTCTGCGGTGAAGGCCCTGTCCCCTCTGGGCAGGtggcccagctgctgcaggaccaCAGCTGCTTCAGGCTGCTGCTGCgcagcttggagctgctgggggtggAGAAGGCTGTGAGCCTGAGCATCCTCAG GATCCTGAACAAGTTCCTGGACAGTTATCAGGAGGATGTGCTGCCCTGGCACGAGTGTGTGGAGCCCTGTGTGTCCTCCCTGAGcgcccacagcagcagctgggag gtgctgcaggaggtCGTTGGCTTCCTGCACCGCCTGGCCACTGCCAGCAAGGACTGTGTGGTGGTGATGTGCCACGTGGGCACCCACGAGGCTCTGTCCAAAGCCCTGGAAAAGCACAGTGTGGCTCCGTCGCTGGCGCCAGCCCTGCTCAACCTGGTGACGGACTGTGAGAAGTACACCAGCCTCTACAAGAAGCTGACGACCAGAATCTTGGCTGGCTGCATCCAG CTGGTCCTGGGGCAGATTGAGGAGCACCGCCGGAGTCACCAGCCCATCACCATACCCTTCTTTGATGTCTTCCTGCAAAACCTGTGCCGAGGTGAGTGCTGGGAGTGGGAACTGACCCCTGTGCTGGCTTGGTGGCTGAAGGCTCTGTGTTCTCTCTCCACAGTGTCCAGCCTGGAGGTGAAGGAAGACAAGTGTTGGGAGAAGGTGCAGGTCTCCTCCAACCCGCACCAGGCCAGCAAGCTCACGGACAGGAACCCCAAGACATACTGGGAGTCAAATGGCAGCACTGGCTCCCACTTCATCACTGTGCACATGCAGTGTGGTGTGGTGATCAG ggagatGAGCATGCTGGTGGCCAGTGAGGACTCCAGCTATATGCCATCCCGCGTCGTGGTGCTGggtggggacagccctgccaCCATCAGAACGGAGCTCAACACA GTTACCATCCTGCCTTCGGACAGCAGAGTGATCCTGCTGGAGAACATGACCCGCTTCTGGCCCATCATCCAGATCCGGGTGAAGCGGTGCCAGCAG GGTGGCATTGACACACGTGTGCGTGGCATTGAGGTGCTGGGTCCCAAGCCCACTTTCTGGCCCGTCTTCAAGGAGCAGCTGTGCCGGCGGACATTTCtctcctgcactgctcaggCTCGCGCCTGGGGCCAGGAGATCTGCCGGGACCGGGGGCAACTGCTGCAACTCTTTGGCAG ACTGAACCGGGCGCTGCAGCACGAGCAGGGCTTCGCTGACCGCTTCCTTCCTGATGAcgaggcagcctgggcattgGGCAGGACGTGCTGGGAGGCCCTGGTGAACCCCTTGGTGCAGAGCATCACTAGCCCAG ACCCTGATGGCATCAGTCCCCTGGCCTGGCTGCTGAGGGAGTACCTGGAGAGTGTGGAGCCGCCCCACCGTGCCAGGGGACACAGGGCTGCCTTTGGATCCTGTGTGCGGCGCCTGACCCAGCTCCTGGTGCACGTGGACCCTGGTGGCCCAGAGCCGGAGGAGACAAGAGCAGCTG GTGGGAAGGCGGGGAAGAACAAGGAGGTGCCGGCCAGGGCTGCGAAGGCAGTGGTGGAGAAATCGAGTGGCCTGTGGGGAATCTCTCAGTGCTGGCGTGGCGTGGTGCAGCAGCAG GTACAGCAGTtcctggaggcagcagggcaggtgcCAGACCTTGCAGAGCAATACTGCGGGCTGTACCAGCGCCTGCGCAGTGCCACAGAGGAGCTCTTTGGGCAGCAGGCCGCCTTCATGCTGGCCCTGGGCCAGGGCTTTGcaggggctttgctgcagctctCCTTCCTGACTGCCCTGCAC GTGAGTGAGCAGTTTGCCCGCTACCTTGATGTGCAGATCCAGGAGctccgcagggcagcacagggcagcacagggccGCTGGAGCGGCTGCAGCAGTTCTTGGAGCCCTTTGTCGTCTTCGGTGGCCTGGAGCTCGCCCACAGCTTCGAGCACTTCTACAG GCACTACCTGGGGGACCGGCTCCTGACACAAGGGCCGTCTTGGCTGGAAGGAGGCATCGTGGAGCAGATCGGGCTGTGCTTCCCCAGCCGCTTTCCCCAAGATATGCTGAGCAACTTGGCTGAGTCAGAGGAGCTCCAGCGGCAGTTCTGCCTcttccagctgcaggagcaggataagcggctgctggagctggacaCGGGCCTGGATGAG GTGCTGGAGACAGCCTCGGTGGCAGATGTGCCAGAGGTGAAGGTGCTGGCCCTGTCCCCGCGCTGCTGGCCTGTTTCCCCACTCTGTTACATGGATAACCCTGGGAGATTTTTCTCGGCAATGCTGAGCTCCCCCCTGGATGAGTTTGCTGACTTCTGCCGGCAGA GCCAgagccagctgggctgggagtgcACGAAGCCCCAGCGATTGCAGTGGACGTGGCTGGGCCACGCTGAGCTGCAGTTTGGAGACTGTGTCCTCCACGTGTCCACGCTACAGATGTACATCCTGCTGTGCTTCAACAGTGCTGAG gaggtggcTGTGGAGGCCCTGCTGCAGGCTACAGGGCTCCCTGCTGACCTGGTGCACCACGCGCTGACACCGCTGACCCACGGCCAGGGCGTCCTGGTGCAGAGCTGCACACTGGGAG GTGCACTGCGGCTGAACCAGGTAGCCCTGGCCCAGGCCTCTGGCCGCCACCTGAggctgctgcctcagcagaGGTACCTGCGGACAGAGAGGGCTGAGGTGAGCGCcctggaaaggaagaggaacGTCCTCTGCTGCCTCATCACCCGCATCCTCAAGGTGGAGAAGCAGCTCCACGTTGACAACCTGGTGTTCAGG GTGATTGATGCCTGTCAGAAGGGCAGGTTGGGGCCAGGTGTGCAGTTTCTGAGCTTCTGCTGCCACAGCGTGGACGTGCTGTCCTGTGTCCTGCACCTGTTGAACCAGGGCTATCTCCGGCGCCAGGAGGGGAGGCCTCATGTCTTGGAATACATCTCTGCTGAACCTACGACACCTCTTGGGGGCCAGGCACAGATGACTTTCCAGTGCAGGCCACCACAGGCATCTCCAGATGAGGACAGCATAGACAGCCTGCATTG GTTGAATCCTGGCATAGACAGGGCAGAAGAATATCTTATGGCAATGCTGCAGGTGCCAATGGGGCACACACTTAGTCCAGAGGAGGCAAAGCTGCTCATGAACCAGACAGTACAGCAGGTCCAGGACACTCTGAGCATATCGGATGACGTTGCTCGGCACCTCCTCATGCACTGTAGGTGGAACGTGGATTTCCTGATCCAGTGCTATGTGGAGAACCGTGATGCTCTGCTCATCTCCTCGGGGCTGCAAGTGCAGGATGTCCAGCCTCCTCCGAGCCCTGGAACCCACTGCCCAGTCTGTGTGAACCGGCTATGTCCCACTGAGAAGCCACCAATGCTCTGCTGCATGCACTACTGCTGCAAG CCCTGTTGGAGTGAATATCTCACGACTCGCATTGAACAGAACATGGTTGTCAACTGCACCTGTCCCATATCCGAGTGCTGTGCACAGCCAACCACAGCCTTCATTTACTCCATTGTGTCCTCTGAGGACATCATAGCAAAG TATGAAAAAGCCCTCCTCAGACGCTATGTTGAGTGTTGCTCCAACCTGACATGGTGCACCAACCCTCAGGGCTGTGATCAGATCCTCCTTAAGGATGGACTTGGTtatggagcagcctgttccaagtGCTCCTGGATATCCTGCTTCAACTGCAACTTcccagag GCCCATTATCCTGCCAGCTGCAGCCACATTTCTCAGTGGGTAGATGATGATGGATACTATGAAGGAATGACAAGTGAAGCCCAAAGCAAACATCTGGCTAAGCTCATTTCAAAGCACTGCCCAAACTGCCAGGCTCAGATAGAGAAAAATGAGGGTTGCCTGCA TATGACATGTACAAAGTGTAGTCATGGCTTCTGTTGGCGTTGCCTCAAGCCCTGGAGACCGAATCATAAGGATTATTACAACTGCTCTGCTATG GTGAGTAAAGCAGCTTGGCAGGAGAAGCGTTTTCAGGATTACAATGAGAGATGCACCTTTCATCATCATGCAAGG GAATTTGCCACGAGTCTGAGGAACAGTATTTCTTCCATCAGAGAGATGCCAAAAATTAGGAACTTGACCTTTGTTCTTGATGCCTGCAAAGTGCTAGAACAGGCACGGAAG GTGCTGGCTTACTCCTGTGTGTACAGCTACTATAACCAGGACACTGAGAGCATGGATATTGTGGAACAGCAGGCTGAGAGCCTAGAGCTGCTCACTAATGCTCTGCAGATCCTTCTGG AGGAAACCCTGCTGCAGTACCAGGACCTGGCCTCCTCTCTTCAGCTTCTGAAAGCAGAGCATTTCAGTGCTGGTTTGGAGTTGGTACGCCAGATCAAGGAGCGTCTCTTTGCAATTCTCTGGCACTCCACACAG CAGGATTTCCATGTTGGGCTCCAGTCTTCAGGAGATCCTGGTCAGAGAAAGTTGAAACTCGCAAATGTGCCTACTTCAGCCCTTGCCTATACAGG GCAAAAACGTACCATCTTGTGTGACTCCCCCAACACAGATGAAGGTGGCAAAGAGGTTGAAGATGAGGAGTATGATCCACAGTGGCAGGAAGACTATGATGACGTTGATGACCTTGATGAAGACAACTTTATGATTGATAATGGATCAGATTGTGATTCCTActttgatgatgatgatagCTATCATAGCTAG